The Stigmatella ashevillena genomic sequence CACCCTCAACGGGGTGGCGGAGGGCATCATCGGGCGCTCCCGAGACCTGCTGGTGGGACAGAACCTGTGGACGGCGCTCCCGGAGCTGGCGCCGACCCCTTTGGGGGCCGCCTTCCACGCAGCCCATGCCAGTGGGGAGCGAAGCACGCACACGGGCCACTATGCGCCCTTCGGTGCGTGGTTCGAGGCGCGGATCATTCCTCAAGCCACGGGGCTCGTGGCCTTCATTCGGGATGTCTCTCCGCTGCACGAGGCCGAGCTGGAGCGGGCCCGGCTGGTGGCCGCCGAGCGTGCCGCGTGCGAGAAGGCCGAGCGGGCCGTGCACCGGCTCATGCGCTTGCAGGAGTTCACCGCGCGTCTGTCCGCCGCACGCTCACCGGAGGAGGTGACGCAGCAGACGGTGGCGTGCACCATGGCCGCGGTGGGCGCCACCCTGGCGATGGTGGGGGTGCCCACCGAGACGCTGCGGACGTTGCGCGTGGCGGCCTGTCAGGGGGTGCCACCCCAGTTGTTGAGCGAGTGCCAGGTGCTGCCGCTGGACGCGGACCTTCCCATGTCGGTGGCCTTCCGGGGAGAGCCGGAGTGGATCGAATCGCCCGAGGACTTCGCCGCGCGCTATCCCCACTTGGCGAAGACGATGGGGGAAGAGGCCGGCGCGCGCTCCCTGGCGAGCCTGCCACTGGTGGTGGAGGAGCGGGTGCTCGGCGTACTGACGCTGTGTTACCCCGAGCCGCGCCCCTTTTCGGCGGAGGAGCGTGAGTTCTTGTTGGCCCTGGCCCGGCACAGCGCGCTGGCGCTGGACCGGGCACGGCTCCTGGCGGAAGGGGAGACGCAGCGCGCGCGGCTGGAAGAGCTGGTGATGTGTGCCCCGGCGGTGGTGTCCGTCACGCGGGGCTCGGGGCACCGCTACGTCCTGTGCAACCCGCGCTACCGGCAGCTCTTGGGCGGCAAGGACCTGACGGGGATGTCCGCGCGCGAGGCCGTGCCCACGCTGGATGGCCAGGGCGTCTTCGAGGCGATGGACCGGGTGTATGAGACGGGGGAGCCCTTCATCAGCAAGGAGTTTCCGGTGCGGCTGGGGCCGAAATCGGATGTGCCCTCCGAAGCCTTCTTCGACTTCGTCCATCAGCCGCTGCGCGACTCGGATGGGCGGGTGGAGGGCATCGCCACCTTCGCCTTCGACGTGACGGATCAGGTGTTGGCACGGCGCACGGTGGAGGAGCTGCTGCGAGACATGGCGCGCAGCGAGGAGCGTTTCCGCGCGTTCCTCACCGCCACCTCGGAGATCATCTGGGACATGCCGCCTCGGGGCGGGTTCGACTCGGATCAGCCGGGTTGGCGGGCCTTCACGGGGCAGACGCGCGAGGCGCTGCTGGGATGGGGCTGGCTGGACGCGGTGCACCCGGAGGATCGGCTCGGCACGGAGCTGGCGTGGCGCGAGGCGGTGAAGGTGGGGACGCTCTTCCAGAACGAGGTGCGGTTGCGGCGGCAGGACGGGATGTACCGCCACATGCACATGCGGGCGGTGCCGGTGCTGGAGCTGGATGGGACGGTGCGCGAGTGGGTGGGCATCCACCGCGACATCACCCGCCAGCGAGAGGACGAGGTGGAGCGGGCGCGGCTGCTGTCGCGCGAGCAGCGGCACCGGGCACAGCTCCAGGGGCTGGCGGCGGCGTCGCTGGCCATTGGACAGGCGGCGTCGCTGGATGCGGTGCTGCTGGTCATCACCGAGGAGGCGCGGGAGCTCATTGGCGCGCACCAGTCCGTCACCAGCCTGACGACGGGCGAGGACGGGACGCAGTCCATCAGCGCCGTGTCGCTGTCGGAGAAGTACTCGCAGTACCGGGGGTACTCGCCGCGGGCGGATGGCTGGGGGTTCTCGGCGCAGGTGTGCCGGACCAACCAGCCGCTGCGCATGGCTCAGCCGGAGCTGGAGGCGCACCCAGAGTGGCGAAGCCTCGGGCAGTCCGAGGGGGAACATCCGCCCCCCCGCGGCTGGCTGGCGGTGCCGCTGGTGGGCAGCAGCGGCAGCAACCTGGGGCTCATCCAGTTGTCGGACCGGCACGAGGGAGACTTCACGGCGGAGGACGAGGCCATCCTGGTGCAGTTGGCGCGCATGGCGTCGGTGGCCATCGAGAACGCGCGGCTGATGGCGGAGTCCCAGGCGGCCAACCGCGCCAAGGATGAGTTCCTGGCGGTGATGAGCCACGAGCTGCGCACGCCGCTGACGGCGGTGCTGGGGTGGACGCAGATGCTGCGCACGCGCCGCAATGATCCGGCCATCCAGGAGAAGGGGCTGGATGTCATCGAGCGGAACGCGCGCTCGCTGGCACAGCTCATCGAGGACGTGCTGGACGTGTCGCGCATCCTCACGGGGAAGCTGGCGCTGCACCAGCGGGCAGTGGATCTCGCGGCGGTGGTGCAGGCGGCGGTGGAGGTGGTGCGGCCCCGGGCGGAGCAGAAGGGCGTGACGTTGGTGATGGATGCGGGGGTGGGCGGGGGCATGGTGACGGGAGATCCGGGGCGGTTGCAGCAGGTGTTCTGGAACCTGCTGGTGAACGCGGTGAAGTTCACCCCGAGCGGTGGGCGGGTCGAGGTGCGGGTGGAGCGGGGCAATGCCGAGTGGCGGGTGTGGATCAAGGACTCGGGCCAGGGCATCCGGGTGGAGGCGCTGCCGCACCTCTTCGAGCGCTTCTGGCAGGCGGACGGCAGCAGCACGCGGGAGCATGGCGGGCTGGGGCTGGGGCTGGCCATCGTGAGGCACTTGGTGGAGCTGCACAGGGGCGAAGTGGAGGCGGAGAGCGCGGGACTGGGTCATGGCTCCACCTTCACGGTGCGTCTGCCGGTGCCGGCCTTGTTGCCAGAGCCGGAGCGCCTGGCCTCCTCCGCGGAGGGCGTGGTGCCCCAGGTGCGGCTGGAAGGGGTGCGCGTGCTGCTGGTGGAGGATGCGGAGGACGCGCGCGAGCTCATCACCCTGCTGTTGAGAGACCGGGGCGCCCAGGTGCGCGCGGTGTCCAACGCGCGCGAGGCCATGGAGAGCTTGGAGGCGGTCCTCCCGGACGTGCTGGTGTCGGACATCGGCCTTCCAGGGGAGGATGGCCATGCGCTGCTCAAGCGGATGCGGGCGTGGGCGGAGGCGAGAGACCAGTGGCTTCCGGCCATCGCGCTGACGGCCTACGCGGGCGCGGAGGATGCGCGGCGGGCCTACCGGGCGGGCTTTCAGGTGCACATGGCCAAGCCGCTGGAGTCGGATGCGCTGGTGGAGTCCGTGGCCCGGTTGGCGGCGAGGGACCGGGACGCAGGTCCCCATGCGGGCTGAACCGGTGCCGGGCTCCTCGCTCTATGATGTAGGAGGAGCCTCGTTGCCCGGTTCGAGCAACACCGTGAGCACGGGCCGCGCCTGTGCCAGCGGTGACGCGAAGAGGGAAAGCTGATCGGGGGAGGCGAAGACCGCCGCGAAGTCCTCGGGGGTCATGGCTCGCACGAGCCGTGCCGCGAATGTCTCGCGCAGGAGCCGGGCATAGAACTCGGCATCGTAGTCCCGGGGATCGCTGGCGGTGCTGCCCGGGCCGGCCGTCTCTGGATCTGGCAGCAGCCCCGCGCGCCCGCCCACCGCGCGATAGACCCGGACGTGCTCTCCGGGAGTCCATTGGGTTCGCCCACTGGCCAGCACGGCCTCGTAGGGCAGCTCCCGCCGGCGCTCGCGGGTGGCGAGGTACTGCGAGGCATCCTTCGTCAGCCGGACCCGCGCGGTGACGGCTTGGGTGGGCAGCTCCCGTCGGCGCAGCGCCGTCACCGTCTCGACGAAGGCGTCTCGGACCCCGGACAGGTCTCCCGCAAGCAGGCAGCGCAGCGCCCGGCGCAGGAAGTCCTCGCCAAAGGGCTCCGCCCGGCTGGAGCGGAACGCCACGCCGCGCAGGACGAGCGGACCGTCATAGGGCTGGAGCGCGTAGTTCTTCGGCTCGTGCGAGAGCATGGCGGCATAGCGCCCATCGAAGGCGAGCTGAACGCGGGGAGGAAGCAGCGCGGCGACTTCGGAGACCACTCGGCGCTCATCGGCCTCGTGCCAGCCTTCCGGCACGGAGAAGTACACCCCGTCCGTATCGGCCTCCAGGAGCGTCACGCCCCGATGGGCCAGCTCGCTGCACAGCAGCCACAGCACCTCGCGTCCGCGGCGCGTCACCTCGTTGGCGGCGTGCACGTCCGAGAAGCGGGTGAGCCCTGCGGCGCCGAGGTAGCCATAGGCTGAGTTGACGAGGATCTTCATCGCGGCGGAGAGCGCTTCGTGCGTGTGCCGCTCCGCAGAGCCAGGGGCCGCCTCCCGGGCCAGCGCCTTCGCGGCCAGCCGTTGATCCACGAGCCTGTCAACGAGCGTGAGCAGCACGCCGAGCCGGTCCCTCCTCGGGCTGATCCGGTACTGGCGCATCAGCGAGGGGTACATGCTCGCGACGTCGGCCTTCACCACCCGCCGTGCCACCCCGGTGGCGAACAGGTGAAGGGCCGCGCCGCTGTGCGGTGTTCCATCGCCTGCTTCGTGGGCGGGGAGCGCCGCCCCCGAGTGGAGGTAGGCGCGCACGAGCAGGGGATCGAGCACGCCGGTGGCGGGCCCTGCGTCCGCGAGGCGCTCATATCGGCGCGGGGCCATGCGGGCGAGCGCGAAGGCCGCTCCGCCGAGCAGACGCGCGAGTCCGGCGGCCTCGGTCACGTCATCGCGGGCATAGCGCCGCACGCGCTCGGGATCCTGGAGGAAGACCTCGTGCACGCGGGGGCCCGGGATGAGTTCCCGATCTGGGCCCGCGAGTCCGAAGTGCCGGGCAACGGCCTTGAGCCCATGGCCCGGCAAGTCCCGGGCCGAGAAGTCGTGCCGCAGCACGGCATCCAGGGTGTCGATCAGCTCGCGGCCGGGCAGGGTATAGCGCGTGCGGCGCATGGGATCGTTGGCGCGCCCCGCAGTGCCCCGCCCCAAGGTTGCCCCTCGCGAGGAGGGACGCTGCCGCAGCCCCGGCGCCCCATCACGTCCCAGCACGAGGGAGACGCCGAGCCGCTTGGCCCGGTGGGCGAGGAACGGCAGGTCGAAGCCGTGCAGGTTGTGGTTTTCGATCACATCGGGATCGCAGGCGCGGATGCGAGCGGCCAGGCGCTGAAGGAGTTCGGCCTCGGCCGCGTCGCTGTCTCCGTGGGCTTCGAGGGTCTCGGGCTGGCCCTCGGGGGTTCTCAGGGCCACGAGGAAGATCCGGTCGTGGTCCGGCTCCAGTCCGGTCGTCTCGAGATCGAACTGCAAGCGGTGCAGCGCGTCGAAGACGAGGCCGCGGAAGTACGTGCGCCCCGAGGAGATGAGGTACTGCTCCTCCGGGGGCAGCGAGAGCACGGTGTCCTCGGGCAGCTCACGCACATGTCCCAAGGAGCGGCCGAAGCGGCGCGAGGCTCCCTGGAGCACGGCCGATGTCAGCATCCGGCCATCCTCTGAACGCACCAGGTAGCGCAGGGCTCCCGGACCCTCCAGCTCTTGATAGGTGATCCGATGGGGCGCGGTGCCTTCGGCCTCCGGACGCAGCCTCGGACCCAGGTGGGCCAGGTCCTCCAAGGACGAGAGCAGCAACCAGGGACGGAAGCGCACCTCGTCGCGCACCAGCTCTCCCGTGGTGGGCAGCCTCCGCCAGACGATGGCCCGGCCGTCGGGCTCCGCCCAGACCGAGACGATGCCGGGAGTCGGGTCCCAGCCCCAGAGCCACTCATCCTCGGGGGTATGGGTCATGGGAGAGAGGAGGCTTCCGCAGGCGGGCTCCGGACTGAATAGTCAGGAGGTCCACGTGCTCGCAATCGCCCGTTCCGGTTCATGGGCTTCCCCGCATCCACGCCTCCGACACGTGCGGCGCTGTAGGTGTTTGGGTGTGTATGTCGCTGAAAACACAGGGTTTTCAGGGGCCGAAACCTCTTAAAGGGAGAAAAAGGGGCCGTTGGGACGCACTGTCGGTGTGATCCACCCGTTGTGCGCAACCTCTGGGCGGCTCAAGCGACAATGAAAGGGAGATTCACCCCCCTTTTTGAGAGAGCCCTCCGTGACGACCACTTCTTCTGTGAGGCCGAACACCTACGCTGTTCGCAGCGGCGACACCATCAACAAGCTGGCGGAGCGTTTTGGGACCACTCCCGACGCGCTGGCCGCGAAGAACGGCCTCTCCGACGCCAACAAGATCAAGGTCGGCCAGAAGCTCGTCCTTCCGGACGGCTTCGATGCGGCTCCCGCGGCTCAGACGACCCGTGCGGCCACCAGCACCCCCACTGCCACCACCGCGGGCGCCGCAGGGCCTGTCCGTGACAGCAACGGCCGTGAGTTCCCCACCTCGCGCGATGGCACGCCGCTCTTCAAGCAGGGTGACGCCGAATGGGGCAAGCGCACCCTGGGCACCAGCTCGAGCGTCGGCGCCGCCGGCTGCGCCATGACGGCCACCGCCATGGCGGTCAGCAAGATCAGCGGCAAGACGATCAACCCCGGCCAGATGGATGCTTGGCTGGACAAGAACGGCGGCTACTCCGGCAACGGTCTGAACTGGGACAAGGCGGCCCAGATGGGTGGCCTGCACGCCTCCAGCGCCGCCTGGAACCTGGACACCATCAACAAGCAGGTGGACGCCGGCCGCCCGGTCGTGGTGGGCGTGGACTACAAGGCTGGCAGCAACGGCGGCGCCAACGGCACCGACCACTGGATCGCCATCACGGGCCGTGGCCAGGAGGGCGGCAAGCCCGTCTACTACGCGAACGATCCGGCCACCGGGAAGCAGATCACCCTGAGCCAGGATGGCAACACGCTGAAGGGCGGCCCCCAGGGCTACAAGACGACGGGCCAGCTGCGGACGTTCTCCGGCGGCAACCCTCCGCGTCCGGGCACGTCGACGCAGCCTGCCCCGGGCGGCAGCCAGACCCCGAGTACGGGCGGCACCACGGCGCCGACGCCGACCGCTCCCGCGGGCGGCAATCAGTCGCTGAAGGGCACGACGCTGCCGAACCAGCAGCTGAAGCGCGGCTCGGAGGGCGCAGGAGTGGAGAAGCTGCAGGACGCGCTGGTGAAGCTCGGCTACATGACGAAGGCGCAGGTGGCCACGGGCCCGGGCACCTTCGGTCCGAAGACCGAGGCGGCGCTCAAGAAGTTCCAGAAGGACCACGGCGTGGATGCCATCGGTGAGTACGGCCCGAAGACCCGCGCGGCGTTCGAGAAGCTCGGTGCGAAGATTGGCGGCGCCACGACTGGCACGCCGAGCACTGGCACGCCCAGCACCGGTACGCCCAGCACGGGCGGCGTGACGGGCCCGCTGCCGAAGACGGGCAACGCGTTCATGGACAGCATGGCGGCCGATGCCATCAAGAGCCAGCGTGAGACGGGCGTGCCCGCCTCGGTGACGCTGGCCCAGGCCGCGCTGGAGAGCGGCTGGGGCAAGTCGGGCCTGTCGACGAAGGGCAACAACTTCTTCGGCATCAAGGGCGAGGGCCCCGCGGGCCACGTCACCATGCCCACGAAGGAGCACCTCAACGGCAAGTGGGTGACGGTGGACGCTGCCTTCCGCAAGTACAACTCGCCGTCCGAGTCCTTCGCGGACCATGGCAACTTCCTGCGGAAGAACAAGCGGTACGCCGAGGCGTTCAACCACACGGACAACGCCGCGCGCTTCGCCCAGGAAATCCACAAGGCGGGCTACGCCACGGACCCTGAGTACTCGAACAAGCTCACCGCGATGATCAAGAAGTACGGCCTGGAGCGCTTCGACGCGATCGGCCGTCAGTAAGCAACTGGCCAGCCGCTGAAGGACGAGGACCGCGTGCCCCGGCAGAGGGGACCGCGGTCCTTGCCGTTTGAGGGGCCTGGGCGCTGCCTTGTCTGGCCGGGCAGGAGGGGGGCCAGCACGGAAGGAGGCAGGGGGGACGCCACGTGCGCACCGTTGAATCGTCAAAGGAGCGTGGCGATGGAGCGAGCGCAGCGGTTCGTGGACGCACTGACGCAGTTGGAGGAGCGCGGAGAGCTGGAGACGCTGGTCTCGCTCTTCGCCGAGGACGCGCAGGTGAGCAACGCGGCCTCCTCGCACCGGTTCCTGGGCCCCGAGGGCGCGCGGCTGTTCTGGCAGCACTACAAGGGCACGCTGAAGCAGGTGAAGTCGACCTTCCGGAACATGATCGAGTCCGGGGACCGGGTGGCCTTGGAGTGGGAGTCGAAGGGCACCGCGCACAACGGTATGGCGGTGAGCTACGAGGGCGTCTCCATCATCGAGTGGGATGGAGATCGCATCAGCCGTTTCTACGCCTACTTTGATCCCGAGATGCTGGGGCGGGAGTTGGTGGACGGGGTGGCGCCGCGCTCGGAGCCTCCCGCGACGGTCCCCGCATAGCTCAGGCGGCGCGGACCTCTTCGAGGGTGCGGCACAGCTCATCGATGGTGTCGGTGAGCTCGCGCGCCCGCGTGGCGGCGTGGGCGGTGGCGCCCTCGTAGCGCAGCAGGGTGAGGCGGGTGGCCAGTTCCCCCGCGCGGGCCAGGGCGCGCTCGAGGTCCGCCCGGGCCTGGGCGCGCAGGGCCTCCAGGCGCGAGAGGTGGGCCAGCCGCTCGCGGAGGATGTCGGCCACGGGCTTGGACTCGGCGTGGGCCTCCAGGGAGGCAAGCTCCCGGGCCAGCGCGCTCACGTCATGGGCAGGCAGGGACAGCACCGCCTCCAATTCGGCGAGGCGCTGGGCGGCGGTTCGCAACGTGGTGCCCAGCACTCGCACGCGGTTCGTCTCCAGGGACAGGGGATCTCCCAGCTCACGGCCGAGCCGCTGGAGCGCATCGTGGAGGGTGGCCTCCGCGGCTTCGATGCGGGCCCCCTCGGTGCTGGGAGACGGGGTGGAGGCGCTGGGGAGGAGCACGGGCAGGAAGAGCGGCCAGAGGCAGGCGTGGAGGCCCAGGCGGGCGAAGCGGAGCGGGCCTTGGCGCTCGGTGCGCCCGAGCAGGGTGGCCACCGCGATGCCCGCAAGGCCGTAGGCCACCAGGGTGACCAGGGCGACCATTACAAAGACTCCTCGGACGGGAAGGTCGCGGTCTCTTCGTCCAAAGAGGCAGGAGGACGGCCATCCAGGGCGTCGAGGTTGGAGCGCAGCAGGGTGGTGGCGGCATCGAAGGCGCTGCTCTCCAGGGGACGGAAGGCGACGGTGGGGCTGCCTGGAGTGCCGACGAAGGGACGGACCACCCAGGCCATCTGCATGCCCACCATGCCGTAGAGGGCCGTCCACGCGAGCAGGTGCAGGACGGTGCGGCCCTGGAGGCGCAGGGCTCCCACGAGCACCCCGATGCCGCGCAAGGCCGCGAGGCCGAGGAACACGAGGCTGCCGAGCATGACGTGGAAGTAGCCGGTGGGCGGGTGGTTCACGATGTTGGCGAAGACGAGCCAGACAGGGCACAGGCCCAGGAGCGTGAGGCCGGTGGTGCCGAGGGCCACGAGGGCCTCGCACACGGCCTGGAGGGCATTGAGGCGTGCCCCGAGCAGGCGGCCATAGACGTGGAGGGCGGGGAGACACACGGCGAGGCTGCCGAGCCCCACGAGCATGAGCTTGGGGGCGGCGGCGAGGCCGGCGAGGGGCGAGCGGGTGAATCCCAACAGGAAGCCAAAAGCGCCGAAGCCGGCGAGGGCGCAAAGGGCGAGGCGCAGGGGAAGCTCCCGCAGCTCGGGGCCCCCAGCCTGGACCTGGGCGAGCACGGCGGAGGGGTTGCGCAGCAGCAACTCGGCGGTGCGCAGCATGCCGGCAGGAGCGAAGGTGATGCTGCTGGAGGACGCGAGGGGCAGGGGCTCGGAAGAGGAGCAGGTGGACATGGCGGGCCTCAGGACAGGGAGAGCCCGGCGCCGTGGGCACACTGGGCAAAGGTGATGGTGTAAAGGCAGAGGAATGCGAAGCGTGGGAAGCCCGAGAGCGAAGCGCCTTGGTGCTGGAGCGCCTGGACAAAGGCGTGAACGCTGCTGAAGAGGGCAAGGGAAGTGAAGAGGAACGCCAGCACCGAGCTGACGTGGGACTCGGGGGCGGTGGCGGCGAAGAACCAGAGAATGGGGGTGGTGGAGGCGAGGCACAGCCCCAGGGTGTGGAAGGCGTCGCGGGCTGCGAGCAGACAGTGGCTGGCGCCCACGTTGGGATGGCGCGTGGCCCAGAGGATGTAGAGAGCGGGAAGGCAGAGCGCCCAGGACAGCAGGCTGACGGCGGGAAGCGCGAAGGCCCACGAGAGGTGGGTGACGCTCAAGCCTTCATGGCTGACGGCGGTGCGGAGGGCGAAGCCGAAGAGGGCGGTCCCTCCAAGGCCCACCGCGAGCGGCCGCACCGAAGGCAAGGTGAGCGGGGGCGCCCCGCCGAGCGTGGCGAGTGAGAAAGACGGCATACGGGCTCCGAAGAAAGAGGACGGAAGCGCCGTTGTGCACCTTCGAGGCCAGAGCGTGCTTCAGAGGGGAGCGGCCACGCGACGTGGCCAGGAAGCCATACCCCTGCGTCTGCTCGCCCGCACATGTCGGGTGTCCACGTGTATCCTCACGCTCAGGAGGAGCAGACGAGGAATGGAAATTCCCAGGCAGGTGGCCACGGCGCTCACCATCGCGGGCTCGGACAGCGGGGGAGGCGCGGGCATTCAGGCGGACTTGAGCACCTTCGCGTTCCACCGCGTCCATGGCACCAGCGCGCTGACCGCCGTCACCTCTCAGAACACCCAGGGCGTCATTCGCGTGGATGTGCTTCCCGCCCCTTCCGTCTCCGCCCAGATCGAAGCCGTGGCCACGGACATCGGCGTGGGAGCGCTCAAGACGGGCATGCTCGTCAACCAGCAGATCATCATCTCCGTGGCCCATCAGGTGCGCGCCTTGAAGCTCGGCCCCCTCGTGGTGGATCCCGTCATGGTCTCTCGTGCTGGCTCCCAGCTCCTCGATGATCACGCCATCGGCGCCCTCCGGGAACTGTTGCTGCCCCTGGCCACCGTCGCCACCCCCAACCGCCACGAGG encodes the following:
- a CDS encoding GAF domain-containing protein, coding for MDSSSPAPPLKDMVGCEFLLESLTDAVLVLDRDWRITTLNGVAEGIIGRSRDLLVGQNLWTALPELAPTPLGAAFHAAHASGERSTHTGHYAPFGAWFEARIIPQATGLVAFIRDVSPLHEAELERARLVAAERAACEKAERAVHRLMRLQEFTARLSAARSPEEVTQQTVACTMAAVGATLAMVGVPTETLRTLRVAACQGVPPQLLSECQVLPLDADLPMSVAFRGEPEWIESPEDFAARYPHLAKTMGEEAGARSLASLPLVVEERVLGVLTLCYPEPRPFSAEEREFLLALARHSALALDRARLLAEGETQRARLEELVMCAPAVVSVTRGSGHRYVLCNPRYRQLLGGKDLTGMSAREAVPTLDGQGVFEAMDRVYETGEPFISKEFPVRLGPKSDVPSEAFFDFVHQPLRDSDGRVEGIATFAFDVTDQVLARRTVEELLRDMARSEERFRAFLTATSEIIWDMPPRGGFDSDQPGWRAFTGQTREALLGWGWLDAVHPEDRLGTELAWREAVKVGTLFQNEVRLRRQDGMYRHMHMRAVPVLELDGTVREWVGIHRDITRQREDEVERARLLSREQRHRAQLQGLAAASLAIGQAASLDAVLLVITEEARELIGAHQSVTSLTTGEDGTQSISAVSLSEKYSQYRGYSPRADGWGFSAQVCRTNQPLRMAQPELEAHPEWRSLGQSEGEHPPPRGWLAVPLVGSSGSNLGLIQLSDRHEGDFTAEDEAILVQLARMASVAIENARLMAESQAANRAKDEFLAVMSHELRTPLTAVLGWTQMLRTRRNDPAIQEKGLDVIERNARSLAQLIEDVLDVSRILTGKLALHQRAVDLAAVVQAAVEVVRPRAEQKGVTLVMDAGVGGGMVTGDPGRLQQVFWNLLVNAVKFTPSGGRVEVRVERGNAEWRVWIKDSGQGIRVEALPHLFERFWQADGSSTREHGGLGLGLAIVRHLVELHRGEVEAESAGLGHGSTFTVRLPVPALLPEPERLASSAEGVVPQVRLEGVRVLLVEDAEDARELITLLLRDRGAQVRAVSNAREAMESLEAVLPDVLVSDIGLPGEDGHALLKRMRAWAEARDQWLPAIALTAYAGAEDARRAYRAGFQVHMAKPLESDALVESVARLAARDRDAGPHAG
- a CDS encoding DNA polymerase domain-containing protein — protein: MTHTPEDEWLWGWDPTPGIVSVWAEPDGRAIVWRRLPTTGELVRDEVRFRPWLLLSSLEDLAHLGPRLRPEAEGTAPHRITYQELEGPGALRYLVRSEDGRMLTSAVLQGASRRFGRSLGHVRELPEDTVLSLPPEEQYLISSGRTYFRGLVFDALHRLQFDLETTGLEPDHDRIFLVALRTPEGQPETLEAHGDSDAAEAELLQRLAARIRACDPDVIENHNLHGFDLPFLAHRAKRLGVSLVLGRDGAPGLRQRPSSRGATLGRGTAGRANDPMRRTRYTLPGRELIDTLDAVLRHDFSARDLPGHGLKAVARHFGLAGPDRELIPGPRVHEVFLQDPERVRRYARDDVTEAAGLARLLGGAAFALARMAPRRYERLADAGPATGVLDPLLVRAYLHSGAALPAHEAGDGTPHSGAALHLFATGVARRVVKADVASMYPSLMRQYRISPRRDRLGVLLTLVDRLVDQRLAAKALAREAAPGSAERHTHEALSAAMKILVNSAYGYLGAAGLTRFSDVHAANEVTRRGREVLWLLCSELAHRGVTLLEADTDGVYFSVPEGWHEADERRVVSEVAALLPPRVQLAFDGRYAAMLSHEPKNYALQPYDGPLVLRGVAFRSSRAEPFGEDFLRRALRCLLAGDLSGVRDAFVETVTALRRRELPTQAVTARVRLTKDASQYLATRERRRELPYEAVLASGRTQWTPGEHVRVYRAVGGRAGLLPDPETAGPGSTASDPRDYDAEFYARLLRETFAARLVRAMTPEDFAAVFASPDQLSLFASPLAQARPVLTVLLEPGNEAPPTS
- a CDS encoding glucosaminidase domain-containing protein translates to MTTTSSVRPNTYAVRSGDTINKLAERFGTTPDALAAKNGLSDANKIKVGQKLVLPDGFDAAPAAQTTRAATSTPTATTAGAAGPVRDSNGREFPTSRDGTPLFKQGDAEWGKRTLGTSSSVGAAGCAMTATAMAVSKISGKTINPGQMDAWLDKNGGYSGNGLNWDKAAQMGGLHASSAAWNLDTINKQVDAGRPVVVGVDYKAGSNGGANGTDHWIAITGRGQEGGKPVYYANDPATGKQITLSQDGNTLKGGPQGYKTTGQLRTFSGGNPPRPGTSTQPAPGGSQTPSTGGTTAPTPTAPAGGNQSLKGTTLPNQQLKRGSEGAGVEKLQDALVKLGYMTKAQVATGPGTFGPKTEAALKKFQKDHGVDAIGEYGPKTRAAFEKLGAKIGGATTGTPSTGTPSTGTPSTGGVTGPLPKTGNAFMDSMAADAIKSQRETGVPASVTLAQAALESGWGKSGLSTKGNNFFGIKGEGPAGHVTMPTKEHLNGKWVTVDAAFRKYNSPSESFADHGNFLRKNKRYAEAFNHTDNAARFAQEIHKAGYATDPEYSNKLTAMIKKYGLERFDAIGRQ
- a CDS encoding nuclear transport factor 2 family protein, whose translation is MERAQRFVDALTQLEERGELETLVSLFAEDAQVSNAASSHRFLGPEGARLFWQHYKGTLKQVKSTFRNMIESGDRVALEWESKGTAHNGMAVSYEGVSIIEWDGDRISRFYAYFDPEMLGRELVDGVAPRSEPPATVPA
- the thiD gene encoding bifunctional hydroxymethylpyrimidine kinase/phosphomethylpyrimidine kinase, with the translated sequence MEIPRQVATALTIAGSDSGGGAGIQADLSTFAFHRVHGTSALTAVTSQNTQGVIRVDVLPAPSVSAQIEAVATDIGVGALKTGMLVNQQIIISVAHQVRALKLGPLVVDPVMVSRAGSQLLDDHAIGALRELLLPLATVATPNRHEAQLLSGVNIHTLEDMREAARRIHRLGPKAVLVKGGSMPGALCGTDIWFDGTQFETLSLGIVQTPNTHGTGCTLSAALAAHLALGRTPLEATRLAKAYVTAALHHPLALGRGNGPFSHFFSIDRGSKPG